GATTCCGGAGGAGCTCGAAAACGTGGAGCCCGGCTGGGCGCCGTACGTGGCCGTTTCCGACCTCGGCGCTTCCCTGAACAGGGTCAAGGAGCTCGGTGGTCGGGTGATCTTCGGCGAAACCGAGCACCCGGCAGAGGGCTCGGTCGCACTCATCGGCGATCCTTCGGGGGCGGTTCTTTTCATCTATCAAATCGGCAGCCACGAGGAGGCGAAATGAAGAATTCAGCCCGGATATTCGCTCTGGTGATCGTGTTGGGCCTGGCTCTGATTTCGGTCTCCTGCAGCTCTGACGGCTACTCGGGAACGACGTCCGTCCATGTGGGTGTGGGTTACGGCGGCTATGGCCCCGGCTGGGGTTACGGATGGGGTGGCTACTATCCGGGCTACCGCCCGCCGGTCGTGATCGGTCCGCCGCCGATGCGACCGACGCCGTACTGAGAGGGGCTCGGGGCTTGAGGCTCAGGGCTTGGGGCTGGCTTCCATTGGCGCCCAGCAACCACGCGTTTCACAATCAAGGCGGCAAAAACACCAAGGGAATCCTGTGTTTCCGGATTGTCGGGCGGGTTTCGTTCAGGAATTTCACGGACTCGAAAGGATTCACCTCCCGGAAAGGCTGGAATCACTTGGCAAAGACCTCTCGGTGATTCCTGGGCAGCCCACCAGTCGAGATGAGAAATGGCTTGACATCATGACCAGTCCTCAAGCCTCAGGTCCCAAGCCCCAAGCCCTCACGGAGTGAGGATCACCTTGCCGAAGTTCTTGCGGTCCTGGATGTAGCGGTGGGCTGCGGCGGCATCATCGAACGGGAAGCCGCGGTCGACCACCGGTTTGAAGGTACCGTCGGCGAAGAGATCGAGGATCTCTCCGAGCATCACCGCGAGTTCGTCTCTCCGGTGCCAGAGGTGGCCGAGGTTCACACCGAAGACTCCCTTGTTGTGGCTCATCAGCTGCAGGGGTTTGAATGAGCCCATCTTCGAGAGGCCGGTGAGGGCCGAGATCCAGGAGCGTTTCTTTCCGGGCGCGAGGCTCGAGGCGCCGAAGATGAAGAGTCGGCCGAGATCGGCGAGGCTCTTGTAGCTCTTCTTGAAGGACTCGCCGCCGACTGCGTCGAGCGCGATATCGACGCCGCGTCCATCGGTCAGCCGCCGGACCTCCTCGAGGAAATCCTGGGTGCGGTAGTCGATGCAGGCCGAGACACCCATCTCGCGAAGACGCTCGTGCTTGCCGGCCGAAGCCGTGCCGATCACTTCGGCCCCGAAGTGGCGGCAGATCTGCACCGCGGACAGGCCGACGCCTCCCGCGCAGGCGTGCACCAGCACCCGGTCGCCGGCCCGCACACCGCCGAGCTCGACAAGCATCAACCAGGCGGTCAGGTAGTTGACCGGGATCGATGCGGCAGCTTCGAAGTCGAGCGCGTCCGGAACTTCGCGCACCGCCGACTGCGGTGCGCAGACAACATCCGAGTACCCTCCGAAACGGGTCATGCACACCACGCGGTCGCCATCGCGAAACGCCTCTACGCCGTCACCCACTCCATCCACAACTCCCGCGACCTCGTAGCCAATCACCGCGGGCAGTTTCGGCGCGTCCGGATAGAGGCCCATGCGGGCGAGAATGTCCGCGAAGTTGATCCCCGAAGCCTCGACCCGGATCCTCACCTCGCCAGCCTTGGGTTCCGGGTCGGGAGCTTCTCGCACTTCGAGGACCTCTGGTTCTCCAATTCGTGGTATCCACACCTGTCTCATCACTCATGGCCTTTCTCTATGATTATCAACTGATGGACAGATCTTCGCACAGCCCAACCAGACATCCAGGTCCTGATTCCCAATTGGAGATCCTGGCCCTCGATATTCGACAGTCGGCTCGGCGAAGCGTGCGAGGTGTCGTGCGAGGTGGTGAACGCGCAGCACGAACGAGGGAGGCGTACTTGGGATACGTTGAGTGAGCGAGCGCAAGCGGTCGCCGCAGCGCATGGCGCACCGCGCGCTGCAGCAGTCGACTGTCGAATATCGAGGGCCAGGGCTCCAAAAAAAAGCGCCGGAAAGGGGAAGGAGGATCCTTTCCGGCGGGGAAGGGGGGATGCGGCGTCGATTCAGTTGGCCGCAGCCTCTGGGTTGAAGAACTCGGTGATGTCGATCTTGTTGTCGCGCAGCTTGTCGGGCGGCGCACTGACGTAGTTGTAACGCGTCCCGTAGCTCAGAAGCGCCTTTTCGAGCATGCGACGGCCACGGTAGAGGCGAGACATCACGGTGCCCACCGGCACAGCGAGAATATCCGCGATCTCCTTGTAGGCAAAACCCTGGAGGTCGGCAAGCAATACCACCATCTTGTAGTCGTGCGGCAGGCTCAGAAGCGATTCGCGCACCTCGTGGTCCATCTCGACCGACATCAGCCAGCTCTCGGGATCGACGAGCGAATTCTGCGCCTGATCCATCAGGGTCTCCTCGAGTCCCTCCTGGACCTCGTCGAAGTCCACCTTCGGCGGTTGCAGCTTTTTCTTGCGATACGAGTTGATGAACGTGTTCTTCATGATCTTGAAGAGCCACGCCTTGAAGTTCGTGCCCTCGGAGAACCTGGCGTAGTACTTGTACGCCTTGAGATAGGTCTCCTGAATCAGGTCTTCGGCGTCCTCCACCGAACGAGTCATCCGCAGTGCGCTCTTGAAGAGCTGATCACGATACGGCAGCTGTCCGGTGGAGAAGTCCCACTTCCTTGGTTCGGCCGTTTGTGTCACGGTGACCTCCAGATGCGAATGCTACAGTATTGAAACATTCGTGTCAACCCCATAAGAGGATACGATGCAAAAGTCATATTTGTTTCAATAATGAAAACAGATACCGAAATCGAGACACAATCGAAGAAAACAAAAAAGGGGCCCGAAGGCCCCTTCTCGCTTCACTTTTCGCCGATCAGGCGAGGATCAGGAACGCGATGATCAGCGCGTAGATGACCAGCGACTCGATGAGCGCCAGGCCGATGATCATGGTGATCCGGATCGGTCCCACCGCTCCCGGATTGCGGCCGATGGCCTCGACCGAGGCGGCGAGTCCCCTGCCCTGACCGAGCGAGCCGAACGCTGCGGCCAAGCCGATAGCGAAAGCCGCACCGAGATACTGCATGATGTTCTTTGCGCCAGCTGCCTCGCCGTGCTCCTGGGCCAGCGCCGGGGAGGCCACCGCAAGGGCAACGAAAACTATCGCCAGAACTGCAAGCCGTCGATTCATGAATCTACCTCCTCAAGGGATTTTTCACGGTATTAATGTTCTTCTGCCCCGACCGCGCCCTGCAGGTACGCCATCGTGAGCATGATGAAGATGAAGGCCTGGAGGAATGCACCAAAGATGCCCAGACCCATCATCGGCCAGGGAACCACGAAGGGGAACATGACGAAGAAAATGCCGGTAGCTGTGTGCTCACCGAAGATGTTGCCGAAGAGCCGCAGCGCCAGCGAGAGAATGCGCGCAAGGTGGGAGATGATCTCGATCGGGACCATCAGTGGCGCCAGTAATGGCAGCGGGCCGGCAAAGTGCGCGAGGTACTTGAAAAGCCCGTTGTCCTTGATTCCGACGATGTTGTAGAAGAGAAACGCCGTGATCGACAGGGCGAAGGTGGTGTTCGGGTTGGCCGTCGGCGGTTGAACGAAATAGAACAGGCCGAAGATATTACCGACGAAGATGAAGACGGCCAATCCCATGATGAACGGCAGGAAGCGCTTGCCGAAACCATGGCCGACGACGTCCTCGATCAGGTCTTCGAGCCCGGTGATGAGCAGCTCGGAGATCTGCTGCACCTTGCCGGGGTTTTCGATCGAGAGGCGCCGGCTGGTCGGGATGAAGATCAATCCAACCAGGACCACGACCAGCATCGCCATGACGACGTGATCGGGCAGCCAGTATCCGGCCTCGTGCAGTCCCATCAGCTCCTGGTATCGTTGACTCGACTCTCCGAACAGCGCGATCAGCAGATTGTTGATGGGGTGGTAGAGAAACGAGACTGGGTGCTCCAATTCATCCTCCTCCGAGCCGCATGTGGCGGAGGCCCTCGATGATGATCGCCAGGACCAGGGTCGAGAACCCGAAAGCCACTGCTACCGCATCAATTCGCGGAATCATCAGGAATGCCGCGAAAATGATGGCGAGGAGGATCAAGCGACCGAGAAACCTCAGAACCGTCCATCGATCGAGCCGAGGTTTTCCAGGCTGAACCACCCGGTGCACGATCACCTCCAGCCAACGAAAATTGATGATAGCCACCACCCCCGCCGCGGTCAAGCAAAAAGCGCCCATCCATGTGCGAAAAAGCACAAGTTCGATCACAGCGCCGAAAACCACCAGGATGGCGGTGATCCGAACGACTCTTTGAGTCGAAAACTCTCCGCTCTCAGGATGTTCCGTCGTCATCGGAACTTGCCGCTTCTTCGGCCGCCTCGAGCGCCTCGATCTGCTTCTCGGAGCGTCCAGCCTGAGCGGTGATGCGAAACAGGTTGACAAAACCGGCTGCAATACCGAAAAGTGTGAAAATGATCGTCAGCCAGGGATAGATGTCGAGGTGTTTGTCGAGCCAGCGTCCGAAGAAATAGCCGAGGGCGATGGCTACCGGAAACTGTATGCCGACGATCGATACATCGAGCCAGACGCGCGCCCTGCGGAGCTTTTTCTTGCCTCGTACCACGGGTTTCGCCCCCTCTCCGCTCGAGTTGTCACATCACGCCGAGTGCACTCACGGCATTCCGAGCCCAGCCGACAACCGGCATCGGGTAGACACCGATCGCCAGGGTGACGATGACGCAGGCCACGATCACCAACTCCGTCCAACGATCGCGCAGGAACTCGGCCGGATCCTCACCCTCCCCGTCACCATCTCGCAGGTACATCTGCACGACGATTCGGAAGTAATAGTAGAGGCTGACCGCCGACATGATCACCGCGATGAGGGTCAGCAGGACGTAACCGCCCTCGACCGCCGCCGCAAAGAGGTACAGCTTGCCCATGAAACCCGCTGTCGGCGGAATGCCGGCGAGCGCCAGCATGAAGATCAGCATGCCGAGAGCGGCACCCGGGTGACGTTTGGCAAGACCGGCGTAATCGCCGATCACCTCACCCGCATAGCCTTTCGACTCGAGCAGGATCACGAACCCGAAAGCCCCGAGGTTCATGAAGGTGTAGACCAGCATGTACATCAAGATCGCCCAGGCACCGGTCTCGGTGAGAGCGACAAACCCCATCAGTGCGTATCCGGCATGGGCGATCGACGAATAGGCCAGCATCCGCTTGACGTTGTCCTGGGTCAGGGCGGCGATGTTTCCGTAGATCATGGTTGCCGCAGAAGCCAGCCACAGGACCACCCGCCAATGCTCGACACCCGGCCCGAATGCGTCGAAGAAAAGGCGCATGAACATGGCGAAGGCCGCCGCTTTCGGTGCCACCGAGATGAAGGCCGTCACCGGTGTCGGCGCTCCCTCGTAGGCATCAGGCGTCCACACGTGGAAGGGCACCGCCGCCACCTTGAAGAGCATGCCGAAGCTCACCAGAACCATGCCGAGCACCAGCATCGGGTTCGAGTTCGGCACCGCGACCAGAGACTGGCGGATGGTCTGCAGGTCGAGGGTGCCGAGGGACCCGTAGACCAGGGAGATACCGTAGAGCAGGATCGCCGAGGATGCCGCGCCCAGCACGAAGTACTTGACCGCTCCTTCGTTCGACTTGATCTCCAGCTTGAAGTAGCCGACCAGGACGTAGACCGAAAGCGCCATCAGTTCGAGCCCGACATAGAGACTGGCGAGACTGGCGCCGGACGACATCACGAACATGCCGACGGTGGCAAAGAGAATGAGCGATACGAACTCGCCTCCGCCGTAGCCGAAACGCTCGAGGAATCCTGCAGCCATGAATATCGCCATGATCCCGGCCACCAGCACCAGCAGCTTGAAGAAGACCGCGAATTGGTCGATCACCAGCATGTCGCCGAGGATGGCCACCGGACCCTCGACCGGCCGCCCCACCAGCCACACCAGAACGCCAGTCACCGCAAGCGAGCCGACACCGACCAGCGAGAGCGGACGGACCCCTCCCCTCCCGAGCGGGATGCCGAGCAGGAGGACGACAAACCCGGCCGTCGCAAGGAAGATCTCGGGCAGAAACGGAACGAACTGCTCGAGGGTCATCGGCTACTCCCCGTGCTCCTCTGCCGCTTCGTCAGTCAGATCGTGTGCCAGAGCTGCCACGTGGTCGCCGGCCGTGCCCATCTCCTCCGGCAACGCCGCCTCGACGCGCTCGAGCACTCGATCGACCGTCGGCGCCATTCGATCGAAGAACGGTTTGGGATAGAGGCCGATCCAGAAGGCGATGACGATCAGTGGGATAAGGGTCCACTGCTCGCGGCGGTTGAGGTCGGAAAGGTCCTTGTTCTTCTCGTTCGACAGCTCGCCGAAGAAGACCCTCTGATAGAGCCACAGCATGTAGGCCGCACCGAGGACGATGCCCGAAGCGGCGAAGAGAGCCCACACCCAGGAGTGGTTGTAGGCTCCGATCAGGATGGTGAACTCGCCGATGAAGCCGTTCAGGGTGGGCAGTCCGATGGACGACAGCGTAATGATGAGGAAGAAGGTCGCATATAACGGCATGACCTTCGCCAGACCACCGTACTCGGCGATCATCCTGTTGTGGCGCCGTTCGTACACGATGCCGACGAGAAGGAAGAGCGCGCCAGTCGACACGCCGTGGTTCAGCATTTGCAGGATCGAGCCGCGCAGGCCGGGCTCGTTGAGGGCAAACATGCCCAGCATCACGAAGCCCATGTGGCTGACCGAGGAGTAGGCTACCAGCTTCTTCATGTCCTTCTGGGCCATCGCCACGAGCGCGCCGTAGACGATGGCGATGATCGACAGCACGCCGATCCAACCAACCGCCTTTACCGTGGCGTCAGGCAGCAGTGGCAAGGAGAAGCGAACGAAACCGTAGGTCCCCATCTTCAGGAGAACGGCTGCCAGGATGACCGAACCGGCGGTCGGCGCCTCCACGTGCGCGTCCGGCAACCAGGTGTGGAACGGGAACATCGGCACCTTGATGGCGAAACCGACGAAGAACGCGAGGAAGACCCAGAACTGGACTCCGGTCGGGATCATCGGCGCGATGGTGTAGAGATGCGGGATCGAGAAGGTCGCCGCATTGCCGAGGCCGTCGAGGCCGATCGCCGCCAGACCGCTCGAGTTATAGAAATACAGGGTCAGGATGCCGACCAGCATCAGCACCGAACCGACCAGGGTGTAGAGGAAGAACTTGATCGCCGCGTACAGCCTGCGCGGTCCACCCCAGACGCCGATCAGGAAGTACATGGGGACGAGCATGACCTCCCAGAAGACGTAGAAGAGGATGAAATCGAGCGAGCAGAAGACACCGAGCATGCCCGTCTGGAGCAGGAGAAGAAAGATGTAGTACTCCTTCTCGCGCTCAGTGATGGCGGTGTACGAGCAGTAGACCGCGATGAAACCGAGCAGGGTGGTGAGCAGTATCAAAAGGACCGCGAAGCCGTCCACACCGAAGAGATACTGGACGCCGACCGACGGGATCCACTCCAACCGGGTCGCGAACTGGAACTCCGCGCCGTCAGGTCTGTAGAGAAACCACAGCGGGATCGAGATCACGAAGTCGACGCCCGCCACGAGCGTCGCCCAGGTCTTGATCGCGCTCGAGTTCTCCTTGTTGACGAACGCCATCATCAGCAGCGCGCCCGCCAGCGGCAGGTAGCAAATCAGGTTGAGAAGCCAGCCGTATTGAAAGTCCATCATCGTCCCCTAATTCAATTTGAAGAGGTAAAAGACCGCAAGCAGGATGGCCGCACCGAAGACCATCACCATCGCGTAACCCTGAGCGAAACCGACCTGGAGCTTGCGGAACCAACGGCTCGCCACATCGTAGATCTTCGCCACCAGATTGACCGCTCCGTCCACCACCCGGAGATCGAAGATCCCCGACAGGAAGGACGAACCGACGGTCGTGAGTGCGGTGCCGTTGACCGCTCCATCGACCACACGCGCGTCGAACTCCCACAGGAGCTCGGAACCCTTGACCGTACCGTCCACGACGGTTGCGTCGTAGATCTCGTCCATCCAATATTTGTTGAGCAGCAGCTTGTACGCGAACGGGAAGCGCTCGGCCAGGCGTTTCGCCCTCGCGCCCGCCTCGGCACCCATATAGAAGCGGTAGGCGAGCCAGATCCCGAAGCAGGCCACTCCCACCGAGAGCACCACCAGCGCCCATTCCACCCCCAGGCTGACCGCGTGATGGCTGACTTCGTGGCCGCCCTCCGCGGCGTGCCCGATCGGCAGCAGCATCGGCTCCAGAAAACGCTCGACGAGATTCCATTCGGGGTGGTGAAAGAGCGCCCCGGGGATTCCGACCAGACCGCCGAATATCGACAGCACGCCGAGCACCACCAGCGGCATGGTCATGGTCCACGGCGATTCGTGGAGGTGGTGCTCCGCCTCCTCGCCGCCCCGGAACTCCCCGTGGAATGTCACGAACACAAGCCGGAACATGTAGAAGGCGGTCAGCACCGCGCCGATCATGCCGAGGATCCACAGGAAGTAGTACATCGATCCGAAATGGTTGAGATCGGAGGCCCCGGCTTCGAAGGCCTTGAAGAGAATCTCGTCCTTCGAGAAGAAGCCGGCGAAGATCGGAATGCCGGCGATCGCCAGGGTCGCGGCCAGAAAGGTCCAATAGGTGGTCGGCATGTATTTCTTGAGGCCGCCCATTTTTCGGATGTCCTGTTCACCACCACAGGCGTGGATCACCGACCCCGAGCCGAGGAAGAGGCAGGCCTTGAAGTAGGCGTGTGTCAGGACGTGGAAGATCGCCGCCACGAAAGCGCCGACGCCGGCGCCGAGGAACATGTAGCCGAGCTGGGAAACGGTCGAGTAGGCCAGCACCTTCTTGATGTCGTTCTGAACCAGGCCGATGGTCGCGGCGAAGATCGCGGTCACGCCACCAACTATCGCAACCACCAGCATCGCGGTCGGACTGATGCGGTAGATGACGTTGCAGCGAACAACCATGTAGACGCCCGCGGTAACCATCGTCGCGGCGTGGATCAGGGCCGAGACCGGGGTCGGCCCGGCCATCGCGTCAGGCAACCAGACGTAAAGTGGTATCTGCGCCGATTTGCCGATCGCGCCGACGAAGAGGAGCAGGCCGATCACGGTTGCTGCGGTCGCGAAGTGCTCTGGGTGTGCCGCAGCCGTCGGGAACACCTCGGTGAACTCGAAGGTCCCGAAGAACATGAAGGTGGCGAAGATGGCGAGCAGGAAGCCCCAGTCACCGATACGGTTGACGATGAATGCCTTCTTGCCAGCTGCTGCGCACCAGTCCTTCTCGAAGTAGAATCCGATCAGCAGGTAGGAGCAGAGACCGACCCCCTCCCAACCGACGAACATCACGACCAGGTTCGAGCCGAGCACCAGCGCCAGCATCGAGAACATGAAGAGGTTGAGATAGGCGAAGTAGCGCGAGTAGGCCCGATCGGACTCGTCGTGCATGTACCCGATCGAGTAGATGTGGATCAGGAATCCGACGAAGCTGACGAAGAACACCATCAGGGCCGACACCGAGTCAAGCTGAAACGAGGCGGCGATGTCGATATCGGCCACGCTTCCGTCGAGGATGCGCAGGCTGCCGCCCTGAATCCAGCTGTAGAGACTGACGATATGGGTGTGGTGAATGCCGAGGTCGAGGATCCACTGGATGATGGCTCCCCAGCCCAGCAGCCAGGCGGATCCCGAACCTAGCAGGGCAACGGTATGGGTGACCGATTTGCCCAGGCCCATTCGATTGGAGACGAGCCCGTTGAAGATGGCTCCAAACAGGGGGAGAATCGGAATCAGCCAGATCAAGTCGTAGAGCTTCATCCCCTAGCCCCCCATCTCGTCGGCCTTCTCGAGTGCCACCGTGTCCTTCAATCGAACCAGGGCGATGATCAGGCCGAGCCCGATGGCGGCTTCGGCCGCCGCTACTGTGATCACGAAGATCGCCAGCACCTGGCCGCCGAGATCACCGAGCCGGAATGAAAAAGCGATCAGGTTGAGGTTGACCGCGTTGAACATCAGCTCGAGGGACATCAATACGGTGATGAAGTTACGCCGCACCATGACACCGACGATGCCGATGCACATCAGGATGAGCGAGAGGGCGACGTAGTGGGTCGCGGAAATCACGGCTCCACCTCCTCTCCCTTACTGATCAGTGCTACATCACGCCGACCGAAGACGATGGCGCCGATCATCGCCACCAGCAGCACCACCGACACCACCTCGAAGGGCACGAGGTACTTCGTGAAGAGGATCCATCCGACGGCCTCCGTGTTGCCGACCTCCTGACCCTCGATGGCCGTCATCGCGGCAGCACCACCGTCGCCTGCGGCCATCGACCCAAGGAGAATGCCGACCGCGATGAGACATCCCAGAACGACGCCGCCGAGAATCGCCAGCGGCGCGGCCCCCGAGAGGAATACCGTTCCCGGACCGAGATCGGTCAGCCTCACCAGCATGATGACGAAGAGATACAGGACCATGATGCCGCCGGCGTATACCAGCACCTGCACCGCGGCCAGGAACTCGGCGCGGCTCATGATGAAGAGCACGGCCACCATGAAGAAGGTGAGGAGCAGGGACACGGCGGAGTGCACCGGGTTGCGGAGAATGACGACGCCGATTGCCGCAGCCACCGTGATGACCGCAATCACGTAGAACAGGATGGCGCCGAAGTTCGCTACCAGATAATCCATCAGGCCGCTCCTTCGCCGGTCGTCCCGTCGTCGTCCGCCGAGGCCTTCGTCAGGGCCTTCATCGGCGACGACGGGTCCTGGCCATCGATCGGCAGCACGACTCCCGGGAAGGCCTTCAGTCCGTCCCAGTTGGCGAGTCGCTCTTTGGTGTAGTAGAGGCGTTCGTTGCGCTCGTAGACGGTGCCCTCGTAACTCTTCGTGGTCAGCCAGATCGCCTTGGGCTCCGTCGGGCACGCCTCTTCACAGAGGCCGCAGAACATGCACCTCTTGACGTCGATGTCGTACCGGTCGATGATCTTTTTCTTTTTCTTCTTTTCGCCGACCATCTCGACCTCGGTGTGGTCGGTGATGAAGATGATGTCAATCGGGCAGGCCTTGGCACAGAGGTGGCAATCGATGCAGCGCTCCATGTCATAGCCGAACATGCCGCGAAAGCGGTCCTTCGGCTCCATCTTCTTTTCCGGATACTGGATGGTCTCTTTCTTCCGGAAGAGATAGCCGCCGGTCACCCCCATCCCGCCGAAGAGGTCGGTCGGAATCAGCTTTTGCACGAAATCACCAAAAGTCATGAACTCAACCCTTCAGGAGCAGAACACCGAGCGCGATCACGGCGATGTTGGCCAGGGACAACGGCAGCAGCCACTTCCAACCGACCTGCATCAGCTGGTCGAAGCGGTATCGCGGGAAGGTGCCGCGGAACCAGATGTAGACGAAGATGAAGGCCAGCACCTTGCCGGCGAACCAGAGGACCGGCGGGATCACGTCGAGGAAGGCGAGGAACTCGACGTTCGGGAAGGGCCGCAGCCAGCCTCCGAAGAAGAGGATCACCGCCAGCGACGACACCACCATCATGTTGATGTACTCGGCGAGATAGAACATCGCGAACTTCATTCCGGAGTACTCGGTATGGAAGCCGGCCACCAGCTCCGCCTCGGCCTCGGGCAGGTCGAAGGGGTTGCGGTTGTTCTCGGCCACACCGCAGATGAAGTAGATGCCAAACCCGAGGATGCCGGGAATGAAGAACCAGAGTCCGGCATCGCGCTGCGCCTCGACAATCCCGACCAGCGACAGGGTGCTGGCCATCAGCAGCACCGACACCACCGCGAAACCGAGCGGCACCTCGTAGGAGACCAACTGTGCGGCAGATCGGAGTCCGCCCATCAATGAGAACTTGTTGTTGGACGCCCAGCCACCAAGGATGATGCCGTAGATGCCGACCGAGGACACCGCGAGCACGAAGAGAATCGCGATGTTGATGTCGGCCAGGAAAGGTGTGATCTCGACCCCGGAAACCGTGAAGGTTTCGCCCCAGGGGATCACCGCCCAGACCAGGATCGCGGGCGCAAATATCAGCGCTGGTGCGAGCATGAAGACGAAGCGCTCGGCGCGGCCCGGCACCAGGTCCTCCTTGACCAGCAGCTTGAGCCCGTCGGCGATCGGCTGCAGCCAGCCCCGGGGGCCGACCCGGTTGGGACCGATACGGACCTGCATGTAGGCGAGGATCTTGCGCTCGGCGAATGTCAGATAGGCCATCACAAGCAGCAGCACGGCGAGGATTACGACGCCTTTGATCAGGGGCAGACCGACGTAGGTCATGAGAGGGGAGGTCAAGAACTCATTCATACCGAACTCCCCGCAATAGACGAATAAATTAGGAAGTAGGAAGTAGGAATTAGGAATTGGGGCTTGGAGGCGAGACTGGTACCGGTGACGTCATTCCTCATTCCTAACTCCTCAATCCTCATTCTGGCTCTCATCTGTCGATCTCCCCGAGCACGATGTCGAGTGTTCCAATGACGGCCACCAGGTCGGCGACCAGGTGGCCTTCGACCATCATTGGCAAGGCCTGAAGGTTGATGAACGACGGCGGCCGGACATGACACCGGTAGGGAGCGGTGCCCTTTTCGCCGGCGACGATGAAGTAACCGAGCTCGCCCTTCGGTGCTTCGACCGCGCCGTAGACCATCCCCGCCTCCTTGACCCGCAGGATCTTGGGCACTCTCGCCATGTGCGGTCCGTCCGGCAGCCGATCGAGGCACTGGCGAATGATCCGCACCGACTGCCGCATCTCCTCCATTCGCACGAGGTACCGGTCGTAGGTGTCACCCTTGTTGCCGATCGGGATCTCGAAATCGATCTCGTCATAGCGGTCGTAGGGGAAGATCTTCCGGATATCCCACTTCACGCCGGACCCGCGCAACGGCGGTCCGGTGAGGCCCCACTCGATCGCTTCCTCGGCGGTGACGACGCCAATATCGATGGTGCGTTTCTTCCAGATACGGTTTTCGGTCAGCAGGTTCTCGTACTCGTCGATGTGGGCGTTGAAGCCGTCGACCAGCTCCGAACACCGGTCGACCCAGCCGTCCGGCAGCTCGAAAGGCACACCGCCGATCTTCATGCAGTTGAGCGTCAGGCGGGCGCCGCAGTACTCCTCGA
This sequence is a window from Acidobacteriota bacterium. Protein-coding genes within it:
- a CDS encoding medium chain dehydrogenase/reductase family protein, producing the protein MRQVWIPRIGEPEVLEVREAPDPEPKAGEVRIRVEASGINFADILARMGLYPDAPKLPAVIGYEVAGVVDGVGDGVEAFRDGDRVVCMTRFGGYSDVVCAPQSAVREVPDALDFEAAASIPVNYLTAWLMLVELGGVRAGDRVLVHACAGGVGLSAVQICRHFGAEVIGTASAGKHERLREMGVSACIDYRTQDFLEEVRRLTDGRGVDIALDAVGGESFKKSYKSLADLGRLFIFGASSLAPGKKRSWISALTGLSKMGSFKPLQLMSHNKGVFGVNLGHLWHRRDELAVMLGEILDLFADGTFKPVVDRGFPFDDAAAAHRYIQDRKNFGKVILTP
- a CDS encoding NADH-quinone oxidoreductase subunit N, with the protein product MTLEQFVPFLPEIFLATAGFVVLLLGIPLGRGGVRPLSLVGVGSLAVTGVLVWLVGRPVEGPVAILGDMLVIDQFAVFFKLLVLVAGIMAIFMAAGFLERFGYGGGEFVSLILFATVGMFVMSSGASLASLYVGLELMALSVYVLVGYFKLEIKSNEGAVKYFVLGAASSAILLYGISLVYGSLGTLDLQTIRQSLVAVPNSNPMLVLGMVLVSFGMLFKVAAVPFHVWTPDAYEGAPTPVTAFISVAPKAAAFAMFMRLFFDAFGPGVEHWRVVLWLASAATMIYGNIAALTQDNVKRMLAYSSIAHAGYALMGFVALTETGAWAILMYMLVYTFMNLGAFGFVILLESKGYAGEVIGDYAGLAKRHPGAALGMLIFMLALAGIPPTAGFMGKLYLFAAAVEGGYVLLTLIAVIMSAVSLYYYFRIVVQMYLRDGDGEGEDPAEFLRDRWTELVIVACVIVTLAIGVYPMPVVGWARNAVSALGVM
- a CDS encoding AtpZ/AtpI family protein, with the translated sequence MVRGKKKLRRARVWLDVSIVGIQFPVAIALGYFFGRWLDKHLDIYPWLTIIFTLFGIAAGFVNLFRITAQAGRSEKQIEALEAAEEAASSDDDGTS
- a CDS encoding ATP synthase F0 subunit C, which gives rise to MNRRLAVLAIVFVALAVASPALAQEHGEAAGAKNIMQYLGAAFAIGLAAAFGSLGQGRGLAASVEAIGRNPGAVGPIRITMIIGLALIESLVIYALIIAFLILA
- a CDS encoding NADH-quinone oxidoreductase subunit M, whose product is MMDFQYGWLLNLICYLPLAGALLMMAFVNKENSSAIKTWATLVAGVDFVISIPLWFLYRPDGAEFQFATRLEWIPSVGVQYLFGVDGFAVLLILLTTLLGFIAVYCSYTAITEREKEYYIFLLLLQTGMLGVFCSLDFILFYVFWEVMLVPMYFLIGVWGGPRRLYAAIKFFLYTLVGSVLMLVGILTLYFYNSSGLAAIGLDGLGNAATFSIPHLYTIAPMIPTGVQFWVFLAFFVGFAIKVPMFPFHTWLPDAHVEAPTAGSVILAAVLLKMGTYGFVRFSLPLLPDATVKAVGWIGVLSIIAIVYGALVAMAQKDMKKLVAYSSVSHMGFVMLGMFALNEPGLRGSILQMLNHGVSTGALFLLVGIVYERRHNRMIAEYGGLAKVMPLYATFFLIITLSSIGLPTLNGFIGEFTILIGAYNHSWVWALFAASGIVLGAAYMLWLYQRVFFGELSNEKNKDLSDLNRREQWTLIPLIVIAFWIGLYPKPFFDRMAPTVDRVLERVEAALPEEMGTAGDHVAALAHDLTDEAAEEHGE
- a CDS encoding sigma-70 family RNA polymerase sigma factor, yielding MTQTAEPRKWDFSTGQLPYRDQLFKSALRMTRSVEDAEDLIQETYLKAYKYYARFSEGTNFKAWLFKIMKNTFINSYRKKKLQPPKVDFDEVQEGLEETLMDQAQNSLVDPESWLMSVEMDHEVRESLLSLPHDYKMVVLLADLQGFAYKEIADILAVPVGTVMSRLYRGRRMLEKALLSYGTRYNYVSAPPDKLRDNKIDITEFFNPEAAAN
- the atpB gene encoding F0F1 ATP synthase subunit A — translated: MEHPVSFLYHPINNLLIALFGESSQRYQELMGLHEAGYWLPDHVVMAMLVVVLVGLIFIPTSRRLSIENPGKVQQISELLITGLEDLIEDVVGHGFGKRFLPFIMGLAVFIFVGNIFGLFYFVQPPTANPNTTFALSITAFLFYNIVGIKDNGLFKYLAHFAGPLPLLAPLMVPIEIISHLARILSLALRLFGNIFGEHTATGIFFVMFPFVVPWPMMGLGIFGAFLQAFIFIMLTMAYLQGAVGAEEH
- a CDS encoding ATP synthase subunit I — its product is MTTEHPESGEFSTQRVVRITAILVVFGAVIELVLFRTWMGAFCLTAAGVVAIINFRWLEVIVHRVVQPGKPRLDRWTVLRFLGRLILLAIIFAAFLMIPRIDAVAVAFGFSTLVLAIIIEGLRHMRLGGG